The following proteins are co-located in the Styela clava chromosome 15, kaStyClav1.hap1.2, whole genome shotgun sequence genome:
- the LOC144411758 gene encoding uncharacterized protein LOC144411758 isoform X2 → MKPPVRFSLIFGIWCLVFRDSSSSRPQNDECYIKPECQYKGKMCDVNPIDCEFQKLYKEGCLAACKRLSYKQLYKPRQDVRFWVNTTRPSWYAKNLTFTIVSIIKNNWTTIPDCCGVKWNEFCTLPRMAEEEVFMIIIPLIRDTFCYFEIQEFNIETTSHEWCDDVVKVECLYEVSGEIYFLKKHEDASTDRFQLKAERYCFFEAAKSYLAYGRHYEDNEFVTGIKNFTLIETTEEVEWENNSINCTINGKVSDIESLLHNKTTKKGNALCWFLKVSGVWNPTSTCKLLTAISDDETSTTKLIIVIGVVVAVALLIFIIIFFWLYKTKIQKCFPSYKETQREISEKQLFEIEEKQNFLPDNTVIRNRSAGEQADQICFAEICKITRTEAKTARPASDIRNEVDSGFGNDLDYISPTDLQNGVYSFSNRKHNTSFDQSNESTVALNHETGNYMAIHSFKNISSLVDEGETISPSNMGNSNDQYDSGFDNKYDQILSKEPQHKLEVNMNLASTFSNDENLSVHDKGFQIITAPDQNKFAKDIEAFQILTDCEEQYTTKNEFRNRISANRPETEIQKRSITDDFDIGNTASSLPQRSSTSSTDTDCGSEKSNNILFKRKCSSENDIVQYVKMSRADTGFESEDLENEVYDQQDHEIHLIDDGYMSKEMKPYEVTSFRA, encoded by the exons ATGAAACCGCCTGTTCGCTTTAGTTTGATATTTGGTATTTGGTGTTTGGTGTTCCGTGATTCATCTTCCAGTAGGCCACAAAATGATGAATGTTACATAAAGCCAGAATGTCAATACAAAGGAAAAATGTGCGACGTGAACCCGATAGATtgtgaatttcaaaaattgtataaaGAAG GTTGCTTGGCAGCATGTAAGAGATTATCCTATAAACAACTTTACAAACCAAGACAAGATGTGCGATTCTGGGTAAATACGACAAGGCCTTCATGGTATGCCAAGAACCTAACATTTACCATCGTATC aattataaaaaacaaCTGGACAACAATTCCCGATTGTTGTGGAGTAAAATGGAACGAGTTTTGCACTTTGCCACGTATGGCCGAAGAAGAAGTATTCATGATCATCATACCACTCATTAGAGACACGTTTTGTTACTTCGAAATACAGG AATTCAACATCGAAACAACTTCGCATGAGTGGTGTGACGATGTGGTGAAGGTAGAATGTCTCTATGAAGTAAGTggggaaatatatttcttgaaaaaaCATGAGGATGCCAGCACGGACAGGTTCCAACTCAAAGCAGA ACGTTACTGCTTTTTCGAAGCTGCGAAATCTTATCTTGCGTATGGTCGACACTATGAAGACAATGAGTTTGTAACTGGCATTAAAAATTTCACGTTGATTGAAACGACTGAAGAAGTTGAATGggaaaataattcaatcaattgTACAATAAATGGAAAAGTTTCTGATATCGAATCTTTGCTGCATAACAAAACTACTAAGAAAGGAAATGCTTTGTGTTGGTTCTTAAAGGTGTCTGGTGTGTGGAATCCTACTTCAACTTGCAAACTACTCACGGCGATATCTG ATGATGAAACATCAACAACCAAACTAATTATTGTTATTGGGGTTGTTGTCGCCGTTGCCCTTCTCATATTTATCATCATTTTCTTCTGGTTATATAAAACCAAAATACAGAAATGCTTTCCTTCCTACAAGGAAACTCAAAGAGAAATATCC gAAAAACAGCTGTTCGAAATTGAAGAAAAGCAGAATTTCTTGCCAGATAATACAGTTATACGTAACCGTAGTGCAGGAGAGCAAGCTGACCAAATTTGTTTCGCAG AAATCTGCAAAATTACCAGAACAGAAGCAAAAACTGCGCGCCCTGCCAGCGATATTCGCAATGAGGTTGACTCTGGATTTGGCAACGACTTGGATTACATATCGCCAACAGATTTACAGAATGGAGTCTATTCTTTTTCGAATCGAAAACATAATACATCATTTGATCAGTCGAATGAGAGCACAGTTGCATTAAACCATGAAACTGGAAATTATATGGCTATCCATTCATTTAAAAACATATCCTCGCTGGTCGACGAAGGTGAAACTATATCCCCTTCAAATATGGGTAATTCTAATGACCAATATGATTCGGGATTCGATAATAAATATGACCAAATATTATCAAAAGAACCTCAACACAAACTAGAGGTGAATATGAACCTGGCAAGTACTTTTTCCAATGATGAAAACTTAAGTGTGCATGACAAAGGTTTTCAAATCATAACGGCACCGGACCAAAATAAGTTCGCGAAAGACATAGAAGCTTTTCAAATTTTGACCGATTGTGAAGAACAATACActacaaaaaatgaatttcgAAACAGAATTTCGGCGAATAGACCCGAGACAGAGATTCAAAAACGATCAATAACTGATGACTTTGATATTGGAAATACAGCTTCCAGTTTGCCACAACGAAGTTCCACTTCCAGCACCGACACTGATTGTGGATCAGAgaaaagtaataatattttatttaaaagaaaATGTTCGAGCGAAAACGACATTGTGCAATATGTGAAAATGTCAAGAGCAGATACTGGGTTTGAATCCGAAGATTTAGAAAATGAAGTGTATGATCAACAAGATCATGAGATACACCTCATTGACGATGGTTATATGAGCAAAGAAATGAAGCCATATGAAGTAACGTCATTCCGAGCTTAG
- the LOC144411758 gene encoding uncharacterized protein LOC144411758 isoform X1, whose product MKPPVRFSLIFGIWCLVFRDSSSSRPQNDECYIKPECQYKGKMCDVNPIDCEFQKLYKEGCLAACKRLSYKQLYKPRQDVRFWVNTTRPSWYAKNLTFTIVSIIKNNWTTIPDCCGVKWNEFCTLPRMAEEEVFMIIIPLIRDTFCYFEIQEFNIETTSHEWCDDVVKVECLYEVSGEIYFLKKHEDASTDRFQLKAERYCFFEAAKSYLAYGRHYEDNEFVTGIKNFTLIETTEEVEWENNSINCTINGKVSDIESLLHNKTTKKGNALCWFLKVSGVWNPTSTCKLLTAISDDETSTTKLIIVIGVVVAVALLIFIIIFFWLYKTKIQKCFPSYKETQREISEKQLFEIEEKQNFLPDNTVIRNRSAGEQADQICFADHQHEEICKITRTEAKTARPASDIRNEVDSGFGNDLDYISPTDLQNGVYSFSNRKHNTSFDQSNESTVALNHETGNYMAIHSFKNISSLVDEGETISPSNMGNSNDQYDSGFDNKYDQILSKEPQHKLEVNMNLASTFSNDENLSVHDKGFQIITAPDQNKFAKDIEAFQILTDCEEQYTTKNEFRNRISANRPETEIQKRSITDDFDIGNTASSLPQRSSTSSTDTDCGSEKSNNILFKRKCSSENDIVQYVKMSRADTGFESEDLENEVYDQQDHEIHLIDDGYMSKEMKPYEVTSFRA is encoded by the exons ATGAAACCGCCTGTTCGCTTTAGTTTGATATTTGGTATTTGGTGTTTGGTGTTCCGTGATTCATCTTCCAGTAGGCCACAAAATGATGAATGTTACATAAAGCCAGAATGTCAATACAAAGGAAAAATGTGCGACGTGAACCCGATAGATtgtgaatttcaaaaattgtataaaGAAG GTTGCTTGGCAGCATGTAAGAGATTATCCTATAAACAACTTTACAAACCAAGACAAGATGTGCGATTCTGGGTAAATACGACAAGGCCTTCATGGTATGCCAAGAACCTAACATTTACCATCGTATC aattataaaaaacaaCTGGACAACAATTCCCGATTGTTGTGGAGTAAAATGGAACGAGTTTTGCACTTTGCCACGTATGGCCGAAGAAGAAGTATTCATGATCATCATACCACTCATTAGAGACACGTTTTGTTACTTCGAAATACAGG AATTCAACATCGAAACAACTTCGCATGAGTGGTGTGACGATGTGGTGAAGGTAGAATGTCTCTATGAAGTAAGTggggaaatatatttcttgaaaaaaCATGAGGATGCCAGCACGGACAGGTTCCAACTCAAAGCAGA ACGTTACTGCTTTTTCGAAGCTGCGAAATCTTATCTTGCGTATGGTCGACACTATGAAGACAATGAGTTTGTAACTGGCATTAAAAATTTCACGTTGATTGAAACGACTGAAGAAGTTGAATGggaaaataattcaatcaattgTACAATAAATGGAAAAGTTTCTGATATCGAATCTTTGCTGCATAACAAAACTACTAAGAAAGGAAATGCTTTGTGTTGGTTCTTAAAGGTGTCTGGTGTGTGGAATCCTACTTCAACTTGCAAACTACTCACGGCGATATCTG ATGATGAAACATCAACAACCAAACTAATTATTGTTATTGGGGTTGTTGTCGCCGTTGCCCTTCTCATATTTATCATCATTTTCTTCTGGTTATATAAAACCAAAATACAGAAATGCTTTCCTTCCTACAAGGAAACTCAAAGAGAAATATCC gAAAAACAGCTGTTCGAAATTGAAGAAAAGCAGAATTTCTTGCCAGATAATACAGTTATACGTAACCGTAGTGCAGGAGAGCAAGCTGACCAAATTTGTTTCGCAG ATCATCAACACGAAGAAATCTGCAAAATTACCAGAACAGAAGCAAAAACTGCGCGCCCTGCCAGCGATATTCGCAATGAGGTTGACTCTGGATTTGGCAACGACTTGGATTACATATCGCCAACAGATTTACAGAATGGAGTCTATTCTTTTTCGAATCGAAAACATAATACATCATTTGATCAGTCGAATGAGAGCACAGTTGCATTAAACCATGAAACTGGAAATTATATGGCTATCCATTCATTTAAAAACATATCCTCGCTGGTCGACGAAGGTGAAACTATATCCCCTTCAAATATGGGTAATTCTAATGACCAATATGATTCGGGATTCGATAATAAATATGACCAAATATTATCAAAAGAACCTCAACACAAACTAGAGGTGAATATGAACCTGGCAAGTACTTTTTCCAATGATGAAAACTTAAGTGTGCATGACAAAGGTTTTCAAATCATAACGGCACCGGACCAAAATAAGTTCGCGAAAGACATAGAAGCTTTTCAAATTTTGACCGATTGTGAAGAACAATACActacaaaaaatgaatttcgAAACAGAATTTCGGCGAATAGACCCGAGACAGAGATTCAAAAACGATCAATAACTGATGACTTTGATATTGGAAATACAGCTTCCAGTTTGCCACAACGAAGTTCCACTTCCAGCACCGACACTGATTGTGGATCAGAgaaaagtaataatattttatttaaaagaaaATGTTCGAGCGAAAACGACATTGTGCAATATGTGAAAATGTCAAGAGCAGATACTGGGTTTGAATCCGAAGATTTAGAAAATGAAGTGTATGATCAACAAGATCATGAGATACACCTCATTGACGATGGTTATATGAGCAAAGAAATGAAGCCATATGAAGTAACGTCATTCCGAGCTTAG